GGAGGGAGGCCACGACTCCGCGACGCGACGGCGTCGGCACGTTCGTCATCGAAGCCAGCGAGAGGGGGGGGGGCGACGCGATGGAATTCCCCCCGGACGTCGCCACCTGCATGGACTGCCTGGCCGAGTTGTTCGACCCGGACGACCGCCGACACCTCCACCCTTTCATCAACTGCACGAGCTGCGGCCCTCGATGGACGGTCATCGAGGCCGCGCCTTACGATCGCGCATCGACCACGATGGCTCGATTCGCGATGTGTTCGGCGTGCCGCGCCGAATACGACGATCCGCGAGACCGCCGCTTCCACGCACAGCCTAACTGCTGCCCTGGCTGCGGGCCCCGACTCCGATGGGAGGGCGAAGGGGCCGGTTCGGGCGATCCGCTCGACGACGCCGTCGCCGCATTCCTGGCCGGCCGGATCGGCGCGGTGAAGGGCGTCGGCGGATACCACCTGGCCTGCGACGCGCGGGCTCGCTCGGCCGTGGAGGAGTTGCGTCGCCGCAAAATGAGGGACGAGAAGCCGATGGCGATCCTGGTCGCGGACCTCGACGCCGCGTCGCTGTGGTGCGAAGTCTCGAGCGATGAAGCCGCCCTCCTCGCCTCGCCGGGGCGGCCGATCGTCCTCCTACGCAGGCGTCGCGACGACGACCTGGCCTATGGGGTCGCGGCCGGCGCGCCGACGTTGGGCGTGATGCTACCCTACACGCCCCTCCATCACCTCCTGATCCGGGGCATGGGGGGGTCGCCGCTCGTCCTGACCAGCGGGAACCTCGCCGACGAGCCGATCGCCTTCGATGATGAGGATGCGAGACGCCGCCTGACGGGCATCGCCGACTTCATCCTGTCCCACGATCGGCCGATCGCCGTTCGTTGCGACGATTCGGTCTCCCGCATCGTGGCCGGAGGCGAGGTCCTCCTGAGAAGGTCGCGAGGACATGTTCCGGGATCGGTGCGGCTGCCCCACGACTGCCCGGTCCCAATCCTCGCGTTGGGAGGGCAGCAGAAGGCGGTATTCGCGCTCGCGAAGGGTCGCCGAGCCGTGCTGAGCCACCACCTGGGAGGACTTGACGACTTCGCATCCTATCGCTCGTTCGAGGCGGCCGTCGGACACTTCGAACGCTTGTTTGAGATCGAGCCGGAGCTGATGGTCCGCGACCTCCACCCGGATTACGCGTCGAATCTCTACGCCGATCGCCGGGGTCTCCCCACCCTCGCGGTCCAGCATCACCACGCCCACGTGGCGAGCTGCATGGCCGAGAACGGACTGGACGGGCCGGTCCTCGGCGTGGCCTTCGACGGCTCCGGCCTCGGCCCCGACGGCGCGATCTGGGGCGGTGAGTTCCTCGAGTCGACCTACGAAGGGTTCCGCCGCGCCGCGCATCTCCGCTACGTGCCGATGCCCGGGGGGAGCCGCGCGATCCGCGAGCCATGGCGCATGGCCCTGGCGCATCTCGAGGACGCGGGAGAGGGCCCGGGCCTGATCTCGAGTCGCGTCGAGCTCGAGGAACGCGGGATCGTCGCGGCCATGCTCGAAAGAAGGATCAATTCCCCGCTCACGTCGAGCGCCGGCCGACTCTTCGACGCGGTCGCGGCCCTGGCCGGCCTGCGACAACGCGTCCGCCACGAGGGGCAGGCGGCGATGGAGCTGGAGTGGGCCTCGGCGGAGCTCACGGTCGACGATTTCTATCCCTTCGAGGTCGTCGGTGATTCGCCGCTGACGATCGATACGAGGCCTCTGATCTCCGCAGTCGCCTCGGACGTTCGACGAGACGTCGAGCCGGGCCGCATCGGCAGGCGATTCCATACGACCATGGTCGAGATGATCGCCGAGGTCTGCGGCCGGATCCGGGCGAATAGGGGCCTGGAAGTGGTCGCCCTGAGCGGCGGCGTCTTCATGAACAGCCT
The DNA window shown above is from Paludisphaera mucosa and carries:
- the hypF gene encoding carbamoyltransferase HypF; the encoded protein is MISIGIAEESGFAARSISTTGVGHRRVQRVDRQGGRTRPPSGIDAWSPGKEGRGTVTGRYSVQVRGVVQGVGFRPFVHGLAGRLGLTGSVRNSASDVLIDVEGDDRSLGRFFRRLSTDSPPLSRIDEIRREATTPRRDGVGTFVIEASERGGGDAMEFPPDVATCMDCLAELFDPDDRRHLHPFINCTSCGPRWTVIEAAPYDRASTTMARFAMCSACRAEYDDPRDRRFHAQPNCCPGCGPRLRWEGEGAGSGDPLDDAVAAFLAGRIGAVKGVGGYHLACDARARSAVEELRRRKMRDEKPMAILVADLDAASLWCEVSSDEAALLASPGRPIVLLRRRRDDDLAYGVAAGAPTLGVMLPYTPLHHLLIRGMGGSPLVLTSGNLADEPIAFDDEDARRRLTGIADFILSHDRPIAVRCDDSVSRIVAGGEVLLRRSRGHVPGSVRLPHDCPVPILALGGQQKAVFALAKGRRAVLSHHLGGLDDFASYRSFEAAVGHFERLFEIEPELMVRDLHPDYASNLYADRRGLPTLAVQHHHAHVASCMAENGLDGPVLGVAFDGSGLGPDGAIWGGEFLESTYEGFRRAAHLRYVPMPGGSRAIREPWRMALAHLEDAGEGPGLISSRVELEERGIVAAMLERRINSPLTSSAGRLFDAVAALAGLRQRVRHEGQAAMELEWASAELTVDDFYPFEVVGDSPLTIDTRPLISAVASDVRRDVEPGRIGRRFHTTMVEMIAEVCGRIRANRGLEVVALSGGVFMNSLLLDETIGRLEREGFVVHRHRRVPPNDGGLCLGQLAIAATTRAKGGGDVPGDTR